Part of the Candidatus Bodocaedibacter vickermanii genome is shown below.
GATACTACTGATGCGTTGATGATTTCTGCAAAGTCGGGCATTGGAATTCAAGATGTATTAGAAGCGATTGTTCATCGATTGCCAGCACCGATGGGTGATTCTGAAGCTCCATTACAAGCACTACTTATCGATGGTTGGTATGATACGTATTTGGGAGTGATGATCTTGGTGCGCGTCAAAGAAGGTGTTTTGCGCAAGGGTTCAAAAATCCAAATGATGTCCACCAAAGAAACATATACTGTTGATCAAATGGGAGTGTTCGCACCTAAGAAAGAACCTGTGGATGCGTTGTATCCTGGTGAAGTTGGATATATTACAGCGGGAATGAAATATGTCGCAGATCTTAGCGTCGGTGATACCATTACCATGGAACGTAACCCTGCGGCAGCGCCGTTGGCTGGATTTAAGCCAAGCGTTCCTGTTGTATTCTGTGGACTGTTTCCATCGGATGCGGCAGAGTTTGATGTATTGCGTGAAAGCCTTTCAAAGCTACGTCTTAATGATGCGAGCTTTGTGTTTGAAACGGATCATTCGCCCGCCTTGGGAATGGGTTTCCGATGCGGATTTTTGGGGCTATTGCATCTTGAAATCATTCAAGAACGGTTAGAACGTGAGTTTAATCTAGACCTTATTACAACAGCGCCAAGCGTTGTTTACAAAATATATCAACGGAATGGCACCGCAATGGAAATTCATAATCCAGCGGATTTGCCGGATATTATGAAAATTGAAAAGATTGAAGAACCCTGGATTAAAGCAACGATTATGGTTCCGGATGAATATCTGGGATCTGTGTTGGCGTTGTGTACAGATCGTCGTGGACAACAAATCGATTTAACCTATGCGGGTAATCGTGCCATGGTTGTATATCGATTGCCATTGAACGAAGTTGTCTTTGACTTTTACGATCGATTGAAATCTGTTTCCCGTGGGTATGCAAGCTTTGATTATCACATGGATGGATATACGGAAGAAAATCTTGTAAAACTGGCAATCTTAGTGAACGGCGAGCCTGTTGAAGCATTATCATGTATCGTTCAACGCGATCGTGCAGAAACACGAGGTCGAGCGTTATGTGAAAAGCTTAAAGAATTAATTCCAAGGCAGTTATTCCAAATCGCAATTCAAGCAGCCATCGGCGGAAAGATTGTTGCGCGTGAGACTGTGTCAGCGATGCGCAAAGATGTAACCGCAAAATGTTATGGCGGTGATATTAGTCGTAAGCGTAAATTGTTGGATAAGCAACGTGAAGGTAAAAAACGTATGCGTCAATTTGGAAATGTAGAGATTCCTCAATCTGCATTAATTGCTGCACTGAAAGTGGTAGATTAACCAACGTGACGATTCCGGCTTATAGCGTTGTTTTTATAATCTGTGTCAGATCATGTCGGATCTATTGAGTCCAGCGTCACGCTGGTTTGTCAATCTTTTGTTAACCTTTGTGAGGTATAGTAACTTTAGTGCACTTACACATTATTATTTTGCCCACCGTTTCGAGAAGAAAAGACGGATTGCTTCGTCTATTTAGTCTCGATTTAGGGAGTGGGTTTTGTCCCCCCACCCGAAGGTCACTGAGGGTGACTAGGGCGGGGGGTGGTAAAAAAATCGCGTTAACCGAATCTTAACTTTTGTTAATTTGCAACGTCACGTTGCATCCGTTAGGTTAGATCCGATGGGGTTGGACACATGTTTTAACAAGCAACATCACATTTGTTCAAGAATTCAATAGTTTCAAACAGGTAAACTTACTGGGTGCAGCATCATGCTGCCAACGTGACGTTGGATCCTATAGGTTGTATCGGGTGTGTGCTGAGGTGGATTGTAATTTTTTCCAAACATATTTATAGTTAAACTCACATAAAACAATTACGCGGCGCCCTTTGCTCCAGACTTTCTTCTAATGGATGCAACGGCACATTACCGGGAGCAAACCTGCGCCGCACATAGTGTGAGAAGATCGTATGGATCCAACATGACGATGTCGACTTATAGCGTTGTGTTTCACAATCCGTATCAGACCAGATCGGATCTAATCTATTGAGTCCAGCGTCACGCTGGCGGCTCAAGGGCGCTTTACGCGCCAGAGCGGCGGTTGCCGCTATCAAATCGCGTGGCGATTTGCTTGAGCCGCATAGAAGCAGAGGTTGGCACGAATGAGAGAGTTGATACAACTGACGGATGTGTTGGATAATCCGTGTTTGTGCGAATCGGATCTATCCATAGGGTGCAGCGTCACGCTGCCAACGTGCCGTTGGATCCGATAGATTATATCGAGCGTGACTAGACACAGGTTCAAAAATTCAATAATTTCAAATAGCTAAACCTAATGGGTCCAGGGATCATCCCTTTAAAATGTGATGGTTTAACTATTTGTTAAAGTTGTTGAGATAGACTGATGAGTAATTCAATAACCTTTTCGAGTGCGTCATGAAAACTGTATTGCTTTTAAGCATGTGTGTTGCAAGTGTAACGTTAAGTTTTGGGCGAGCTTCATCTGAAACATCCAGGCGGTCTAGTCAGGCAGAAGAGCTCATGACAAGCCTTGCAGCAATTAAAGCAGCGACAGCAAAGATTGAACAGTGTTTAGCGGTCGATGATGTGGCTATGATGTCGTCGGTTGATTCGGACACTACTTCTGAACGGAGCAATTCACCCATGCAAGAGGCTCCGAACGGGGTGAGCATTAGTCAAGAAACTCTGAATGCTTTAGTTAAAAATGTTTATACGCTAGCAATTGCTGGAGTAAAAAAAACTGAAGACTTTGAGTTAGAAAATGTGAAAATGACTCAGATAGTGCAGTTAAGTAAGCAGATTCAGATAATGTTAACACCAGAACAAGCTATTGCGGATGAACTTGGAGCGCAGTTTTTAAATATTTCAAGCAGCGGTGATGTTAAGCGATTAAGAGAAATGATTGTTGCTGCGGCTACAGCGTCTGAACCTCTGATTCATGAATACAAGAAGTATTTTAAATCAAAGTCTCATAAGCGGTATGTAGAGCGGCTAAAGACAATGCAAACAGATCTTAATAAAGCTGCGGCAGGCATGATAACTAATATAGTGGTTGATAAAGCAAGGTCTAAAGACGTTCCGGAAGGGGTATATTGTATTTCACCTCTTGGTCAATCGCTGATTAATAGATTTGCAAAGGAATATGTAAAGTTGGGGTTGGTGCGTCAGCATGCTGTTAATGACGATAAATCATTAATGGTGTTAGATGCGGATAACCCAATAACGACGGATTCTTTAGAAGACGAAGTCGTCATGCATGTCATAAAAACAATAACACAACTTGCTACCCATCAACTGGATCTTAGTCAGTCAGGTGTTTTGTTTGATTATATGTTGCTTTTGAAATCTGGGGTTAATCTTGCGGCTTTGAGTCATAAAGATTACATAGTATCTGGACGAAAAGTGTTCCCAGCAGAGCTTAAAGATGGACAGTACTTTTTTGATAAAAAAAGTGAGGATGTTCAAACCTTGACAGACGAAGAGTTGTTGGCTTTAACAGGTAGCGTACAATCTTTATTTAGAGAGGCTCTTGCACTCTGTAAACTGACTTCTCCAAAATTTGCACCTGTGCGTATGATGTTAAAAGCAAAGATGGATTTAACAGCGATAGTAGCGGCATCAACTGAAGACGTTCAAGAAGCGGCGACTGAGTAGGTAATAAATTAAAGTGGCAAGGTGTCTTGCCACTGAACGTGTTGTCCAACCTTTAAGATCTTTAACTGATTTTTGGGTACACCAAGATTTTTAGCTTCAGTCAAAAGTTCATCTTCTGCTTCTAAGAACTGTTCTTTTCCTAAGGGGAACACGTCATAATGAATGGGGATAAGAAACTGAGTTTTTAATGTTTGATGTGCTTCTAAAGCATCTAAGGGTCCCATGTGTTGTTGTTTCATGACAGATCGTGGTTTGTAAGACCCGATGGGAAGTAACCCGACATCAATTCTTGGAAAATTTTCAGCTATTTCAGCAAAGTGTGAACCAAGCCCCGTATCACCTGCAAAGTATACAGATCCAACAGCAGATTCAATGATTCCGCCCATCCACAATGTTTTGTTGATATCAAATAAAGCGCGTCGTGACCAATGTTGAGCAGGAACTGCGGTAACTTTTACTGAGTTAATTTGATGCGATGCCCACCAGTCCAGCTCTATAACGGGGCGGGCGACTCCCCATTTTAATAACGTTTTCTTTATGCCCAGCGGTACAATAAACGTAATATTGGGATGCGTTGCAAGCATCATGACAGAGGATTTGTCTAAGTGGTCATAATGATTGTGCGAAATAAAGGCGACGTCTATGGGGGGTAATTGATCAATAGCAATGCCTGGATCGACGATGCGTTTGGGTCCAAGCTTTCCAAAGGGACCTGCATGACTGGAAAACACGGGATCTGTTATAATGTTTAATCCAGCCATTTGGATTAAAAATGTGGCATGTCCAATGTTTGTAATGCGCAATGCATCGGACGTTGAAATTACAGGAGAGGTTTCTGGCGTGATTTTAGTGGGCCATTTTGCTTTTGGGGCATTCATAAATTCCCACAATACCTTAAGTGTAATAATTTTATGATCAGATTTCCAGTGATGATAGAATTGTTTAGTGGTGGAGTTCCAGTGCTTGGAATCCCAATGATCTAAATTTATCCAGCGTTTATACATTAAAACGCATCCAATAAGGCATCCTGCCAATAATAATGCTAATAACATGTGTTTCTCCTTAATCGGAGTATACTGGAAAAAGATTATTTTTTGGTAAATTATTGATGATATCCCCAAACACAGGTAAAGTTCTATGAAAGCAATTTAGCCGCCTGTCAATCGTGGAGAGTCTCGTTCTCAAGGGTTGCCGAGGAGCCCTATACATCCACCAGCGTGATGCTGCCAACGTGCCGTTGGATCCATTAGATAATACGGTTTGTAAATGTTTGTTTGGTCAATCTTTTGTTAACGTTTGTGCGGTATAGTATCTTTAGTGCACTTACACATTGTTATTTTAGCCCACCGTTTCGTGAAGAAAAGACGGATAGCTTCGTCTATTTAGTCTCGATTTAGGGCGGGGGGGGTGGTAAAAAAATCGCATTAACTCAATCTTAACCTTTATTAACACAGGTGTAACGAGCGCGTGTTTTCATATAATCCGTGTCAGACTACATCCGATCAAATCTGTTGGGTGCAACGGCACGTTGCCAGCATCATGCTGCTCGGATCTAATCTATGGCATGCAATCGCAGGTTGCTGTCTCGTACATAGTGTAAGAAGATCCCTAGAGAGCTTTTGCAAAGGGTGTGTGATTGGATTGACAATAGAATTGTCTCTTGCCTTGACGGTACGTACACACTTTATGAGTGATGGGCTATATAATGAAGTTGATCAATGATTTAATGGACAATACTCCCATCGTTCTAAAAAGAGGTTGTGATGAATTTTTATTTTCATTACACTAAATAAAAAAGGAATAAAAAATGAAGTTCTTAAATTTCCATCATGTATTAAAAGTATCAGTGATTCTTCTGTTCGGGTTAGTTTTTCCAGTGAGTGCTAGCAGCATCATTGAGATTAAAAGCTTAAGTGACGTTGTTGGGCATGTGCAACAGGGTGATCCAAATGGGACTGTATTATGTGGTTTGGATATTGATTTCACACTTACACGCCCTGTAGATCCCGCGACAGATTCTGCTAATTTTCAGACGCATGCTAAAACATTTGTGCAGATGATTAAGGATCATCAACTGAACCCTCAAGATGTTCTTTGCGCAACGGCGCTTACAGAGCAGCAGACCATGGAGCGTGAGACACGAAGTTTAGTTGATGTGATTAGCAGCCACGCAACTGTGGTAGGGTTAACTGCGAGATATTCAGGACCATTTGCGGGTATTGATTTTGAAGATCATACATTAGAGATGTTGGCACAGTTCGAAATTAAGTTTAATGGAGCAATCGGCAAGCGTACAGTATTTGAAGATTTGCCAGAACACCGTGGAAACAAACCCGTCATTAACAAAGGTGTTATTTTCTGTAATGGAGAACGAGGCGCCCCAGTCACAAAACCACAAGTATTAGCTGAGTATTTAAAATCATACGCTCCACACACAACACGAGTCGTCATCGTGGATGATACTAAAAAACATTTAGACGACTTCGTCGCTTTCTTTGCAGACACTATGTCGACTGTTGAGTTCGTTGGGCTTCATTATACAAAAGCAATGAGTGATGCACCCAGGGAGTGTGATGAGGACGACTTTAAAGAGTACGTGCAATGCCTAATAAATATGTTGCAATAGTTTCAGATGAAGGGTAGACAGTAAATGTTTTTGGCAAAAGTATCAGGCGTTTTATTATTTTTAACGGTGGTACTTTTGCTAATTTATGTATTTGGAAAAAAATATCATCTTCACTTTGAAATTCAAAGAAAACTACTGCATATAGCGCTGGGTCTTGTATCGTTATCTTTTCCCTGTGTGTTTGAATCGACATTCGAAGTTGCTTTGTTAATGATCGTCGCTTTGCTTGTTTTGCTAGTGTTACAATACACTCCCATTCTTAGACGAACGCTGGGTGAAAGCATTTACGGTGTTAATAGATCTTGGTTCGGGGGCGGATTATTTGTTGCTTCTATTATTACATTATTCTTTCTTGCCCATGATAATTATGTGCTATATTTCGGACCTTTGCTTACTATAACGTTTGCAGATGCTTTTGCCGCCATCGTTGGCACACAATATGGAAAAAAATACTATACCTTGCTGGGAAGTAATAAAAGCATTGAAGGGACTGTCACCTTTTTTATTACTGCATTTCTTGCTATCTTTTTGCTGTTGATATTCATGACAAGCCATTCATTACTTGTGATAACGTTTATCTCTATTGTGGTCGCGAGTGTTAGTACTGCTGCAGAATTATTTTCGGGGCGGGATTTAGATAATATCACTGTGCCAGCCGTAACATTTCTAGCGCTGCAATATTTTCTATAAATTATTTAACGGGTTGGGTTGTTTGAATTTGTTAACCATTTGTTAACGATTTGAATTGGATACTGAGGTGAATAAACAATAATAAGGAATAAATCCATGTTAAACAAATTACTGCTTACGGCTGCATTGATGTCAACGACCTATGGTGCTGATATCGACTTTTCAAAAGTAATGAATCCAATATCAGATCCAGTCGCAGCCACAGAAATAGTAGATTCGGGACTTGCCTTCACCATTAATATTGCAGCTAAAACTGTAGTAAGTCCAAATAACCAAGCTACTACACATATTATACTTTGTGGAGATTTGGACTTTAATCCTAAATTATCGAAGGGTGCAACAACACTTGTAGAAACTAATTTTAAAACTGTTCGAACTTGGTTTGAGGGGAATCCTCATAATATATGTTTCCAATTTATGCAATCTTTTGGTAGTTCAGAAGTAAGGTTAACCACAAGCTCAATGGATGAGGGCGCAACGAACATTCGTTTTGGAGATTCTACTGAAGCGGTATTAATCTTTGCTGAAAATGGAACTTTAAAGTGTGTTAATCCTGGAAAACCCAATCAGTTCAAGAATCATCTTACTTTAACGATGGGTAATAGAGGTTTTAAACGTGGAGAACGTTACAAATCCCAAAACAATAAAGAACTTAATTCGTATTCTAGCTACAACGTTACGTTAGATCTTCGTGGGCTAACTTTAAATCTATTAAAGGATAGTCATGAAATGCAATCGCACTAGAAGCTCGCCAATAACAAACAGATGTTCAGGGATTTTTTGTTTAATCCTTGTTTGGCAAACATCTCAACAATCTAACGTGGATTAGAATAGTATTTTTCAGAATTTATACCGATCTTTTATTATTCTAAAGATCGGTATAAATAATTAGATATTACAGTATCAACCATATCTCCTAATCTTCTAACCTCTTCGTTTGAATGGCGGTGTAAATCACGTTTAGTTAAAACCCCAGATGTTGGTGCAGTTGCCTGAGTGCCTGCTGGAGCAGCATTCGATTGTCCTGCAACAACATCACTTCCATATATTTCAACGATACTACTCAATAACAAACTACTTAATAACAGGTTTGTTTTCATTGTATTTCTCCATGTTAGGTTAAACAAGCAACATCAGATCAAACATGTCATGTCGTTGTGTTCGATGAGCTGCTACTTTTATAGGCATCACGTTTCATGCTTTTGCGTCAAATAAAAATATATTTATAAATTAAGTTGCGATACGGGGTTGCTTTTTCTTAAAAGCCAATAACCATTTGTTAATGATTATCTTTGGATACTATTATGAAATAAACAATTATAAGGATAAGTTCCATGATAAAAAAACTGCTGCTTACGGCTGGATTGCTGTCAACGACCTATGGTGCTGATACTACATTAATTACAGGCGTTGATGATCATAAGTCTTTACATGCTGATCAAATAACTATTGTAGATTCTGAACATTCATCAGAAAAAATTACTGCTGCATTGAATGGTATTCAATCAATTTTGACTAATCCAGATGCAATTATTGAAGAGTTAAAACAAGCAATTTTAGAATTAAGTGAATTATCTTATATTAATCGTTTAAATATCAAAGATTGCGGTGAAGGCAGTCCTGATAATTTTAAACTTTCTGCGACAATTGAACTCAGAATACCCGAAATTCAAAGCTTTGCGCGTACTCATGCGGCTAGTTTATTGCCGCAACTAATGAAAATGCTTTTAGATTTTCGCGATTCAGAAGCTTTAAAAGGTTTGTTTCTGCTAACTGCATTCTCAACCGATTTTACACCAGAAATCGTAGAGATTTTTATGTCAGATTCTGCCTTATCGTTAATCGATACCTGGCTAGGATCAGCTGACTCATTGAAGGAGGGTGCGATATTATTTTTGGTGTGTCAGTTAATTAATACTGTCCAAAATCCTGATCATATTGCAAAACTTCAAGACCTAACCTTAAAACACTTCAGTAATTTCATGGACTTAATAGCCCATCAATGTTTTGCTATCTTTAAACTAGCCTCTTTAGAGTCTGAAAATACTTCAAAGTTTATTTATGGGTTACACCAAAGCCTGATTAAAATCATTTATAATTTGGCTAGCTTCACATCAGTAAATGGAGAGCCAATCATAATAATTGATGCAAATGAATCAGCATTACCAAAAAAAATCGAAAAGACTAATAAAGCATTCTGCTTGTTGCTGCTTCTAAAAAATTATCGTGACGTAGTTTTAAACCATACTTTATACGTGCTCCATCTTGACGAATTCTCCCATTTGCAAGGAGGGCTAGAAAACGATCCGCTGCTCAAAGAGTCTCGATTTATTCAAGAAGGAAATCCTATTCATCGAAACAGAATAATGGCAGAGCTTGATGAGGTAACCTTGACAGATAGAATGGTTGCCTTTTTAACTGATGCGGGCTTAGGACATCTACTTTTCCAGACTACGTCGCCAGCAAAGGTGTTTATTGCAGAATAAGTATACGTAAAAACCACTGTTTTATCGCCTAGTGATTAAAGTCATTTGTTTAAACGGATTAAGTCGATTAATACTTTTTTCATGATTACAGCTTATGATTGATGGATGAGGTGTTCTATGAAACAAGTTATTATTCTGGGGATATCATTCTTATTAAGTGCATGCGCTAACGAGGAGTGGAAAAATCCAGATGATCATATTGAAGAGAAAGGTCTATATTGTTATCCAACGCTGAGTGGAGTAGATTGTTATAAGCGTCCCATAAAACGTAACGTGCGGCAGGCCGTTGGGTATGAAGGGCCGCCACCACCGCAAAGTGTAAATGAGTAAGCGCGATGAAAAAATACCTAGGATGGTTGATTACACACAGTTTATTTATAGCAATGTTGATATCGATTCTGTGGGATCCGCATAAACTAACGTGGCAGTTTAAATACTCAGCATATGTTGCTGTAGGCTTCTTGTGCTTGATATTAAGTTTAAATCCATTAAAGTTGATATTTCCTAGATGGGTCTTAATTCATCGATTAAATCGATATCGCCAAGAAATTGGAGTGTCGGTGTTTTCATATGCATTGATACATGTTCTGTGTGTGGTCATTGGCAGCGGTAGTCTTGCTAGCTGGTTAAGCCTTGCCCAATACCCACCATTTGTGAGTGTCATGTTGGTGAGCATGCCGATCTTTTTTATCTTGGCTGTAACCAGTACTCAGTTTAGTAAGATGAAACTTGGGTTCAAAAATTGGAAACGATTGCATCGATTGGTGTATGTGGCCGAGGCTGGAGTGATCTTTCACCTTTGGATGGTTGGACAATCAACGTTGGTGACTGTGTTATTTCTGCCGTTGGTG
Proteins encoded:
- the lepA gene encoding translation elongation factor 4, with protein sequence MTKKHDHIRNFAIIAHIDHGKSTLADRLIEFCQAVSARDMKEQILDSMDIERERGITIKAQTVRLKYTAKNGETYQLNLIDTPGHVDFSYEVSRSLAACEGSLLVVDASQGVEAQTLANVYLAIDNAHEIIPVLNKIDLPAAEPEKIKQEIEDVIGLDTTDALMISAKSGIGIQDVLEAIVHRLPAPMGDSEAPLQALLIDGWYDTYLGVMILVRVKEGVLRKGSKIQMMSTKETYTVDQMGVFAPKKEPVDALYPGEVGYITAGMKYVADLSVGDTITMERNPAAAPLAGFKPSVPVVFCGLFPSDAAEFDVLRESLSKLRLNDASFVFETDHSPALGMGFRCGFLGLLHLEIIQERLEREFNLDLITTAPSVVYKIYQRNGTAMEIHNPADLPDIMKIEKIEEPWIKATIMVPDEYLGSVLALCTDRRGQQIDLTYAGNRAMVVYRLPLNEVVFDFYDRLKSVSRGYASFDYHMDGYTEENLVKLAILVNGEPVEALSCIVQRDRAETRGRALCEKLKELIPRQLFQIAIQAAIGGKIVARETVSAMRKDVTAKCYGGDISRKRKLLDKQREGKKRMRQFGNVEIPQSALIAALKVVD
- a CDS encoding MBL fold metallo-hydrolase encodes the protein MLLALLLAGCLIGCVLMYKRWINLDHWDSKHWNSTTKQFYHHWKSDHKIITLKVLWEFMNAPKAKWPTKITPETSPVISTSDALRITNIGHATFLIQMAGLNIITDPVFSSHAGPFGKLGPKRIVDPGIAIDQLPPIDVAFISHNHYDHLDKSSVMMLATHPNITFIVPLGIKKTLLKWGVARPVIELDWWASHQINSVKVTAVPAQHWSRRALFDINKTLWMGGIIESAVGSVYFAGDTGLGSHFAEIAENFPRIDVGLLPIGSYKPRSVMKQQHMGPLDALEAHQTLKTQFLIPIHYDVFPLGKEQFLEAEDELLTEAKNLGVPKNQLKILKVGQHVQWQDTLPL
- a CDS encoding DUF2608 domain-containing protein; amino-acid sequence: MKFLNFHHVLKVSVILLFGLVFPVSASSIIEIKSLSDVVGHVQQGDPNGTVLCGLDIDFTLTRPVDPATDSANFQTHAKTFVQMIKDHQLNPQDVLCATALTEQQTMERETRSLVDVISSHATVVGLTARYSGPFAGIDFEDHTLEMLAQFEIKFNGAIGKRTVFEDLPEHRGNKPVINKGVIFCNGERGAPVTKPQVLAEYLKSYAPHTTRVVIVDDTKKHLDDFVAFFADTMSTVEFVGLHYTKAMSDAPRECDEDDFKEYVQCLINMLQ
- a CDS encoding ferric reductase-like transmembrane domain-containing protein, with product MKKYLGWLITHSLFIAMLISILWDPHKLTWQFKYSAYVAVGFLCLILSLNPLKLIFPRWVLIHRLNRYRQEIGVSVFSYALIHVLCVVIGSGSLASWLSLAQYPPFVSVMLVSMPIFFILAVTSTQFSKMKLGFKNWKRLHRLVYVAEAGVIFHLWMVGQSTLVTVLFLPLVVVQLLRWGIHAKSNSAIH